Proteins co-encoded in one Osmerus mordax isolate fOsmMor3 chromosome 11, fOsmMor3.pri, whole genome shotgun sequence genomic window:
- the gal3st2 gene encoding galactose-3-O-sulfotransferase 2 — protein sequence NLLRLMMVLMVLLTATQILGVVFQCSKSQDSFPGFPQNIAEVRTCRPKKHIFFLKTHKTASSTILNILYRYGDSQNLTFALPYNMHSQLFYPNLFASYFVEGEQSRSKKKFHIMCNHLRLNIPEVRKVMPEDSFYFSILRNPVDMMESVFMYYKSSPAFVKSKDLDDFLGNGSSHFNMSLPGNHYARNLLSYDFGFDNNIAADDPGLVKMASNVITAIQHDFQLILISEYFDESMILLKYALCWSLDDVVSFRLNSRNQGSRRTLSSLTADKIRTWNALDWRVYLHFNATFWRRVDTLVGRKEMKREVAQLQERRAQLTRTCLKEGGAVDPSQVKDTELKPFQYGAAIIQGYNLNPGLDGPDRTFCQKLITPELMYTKALYTKQFPELAAKHVQAARMAASKHQARMNQSGPGKAKEA from the exons AACCTATTGAGGCTGATGATGGTCCTCATGGTGCTTCTTACAGCCACGCAGATCCTGGGAGTCGTCTTCCAGTGCAG CAAGAGTCAGGATTCATTCCCGGGATTCCCCCAGAATATAGCAGAGGTCAGAACATGTAGGCCAAAGAAGCACATCTTCTTCCTGAAGACACACAAAACTGCCAGCAGCACCATTCTCAACATTCTGTATCGGTATGGCGACAGCCAGAATCTGACCTTTGCCCTTCCGTATAACATGCACAGCCAACTGTTCTACCCTAACCTGTTTGCGTCCTACTTCGTGGAGGGTGAGCAGAGCAGGAGTAAGAAGAAGTTCCACATCATGTGTAACCACCTGAGGTTGAATATACCAGAG GTGAGGAAGGTTATGCCTGAAGACTCATTCTACTTCTCTATACTGAGGAATCCTGTCGACATGATGGAGTCAGTCTTCATGTACTACAAAAGCAGCCCAGCGTTTGTCAAGAGTAAAGATCTTGATGACTTCCTGGGCAACGGTTCAAGTCATTTCAACATGTCTCTACCCGGCAACCACTATGCACGCAACCTCCTGTCGTACGACTTTGGTTTTGACAACAACATCGCTGCAGATGACCCTGGCTTGGTGAAAATGGCTTCCAATGTGATAACTGCAATTCAGCATGATTTCCAACTCATTCTTATATCCGAGTACTTTGATGAGTCAATGATCCTGCTCAAATACGCCCTCTGCTGGTCGCTGGATGATGTGGTCTCCTTCAGACTTAACAGCCGCAATCAAGGCTCACGCCGCACTCTCTCGTCACTCACTGCTGACAAGATCCGAACCTGGAACGCCCTCGACTGGCGTGTTTACCTGCACTTTAACGCCACCTTCTGGAGAAGAGTGGACACTTTGGTGGGTCGGAAGGAGATGAAGCGAGAGGTGGCTCAGTTGCAGGAGCGACGCGCCCAGCTGACAAGAACCTGCCTCAAAGAGGGTGGGGCAGTTGACCCTTCACAGGTCAAAGATACCGAGCTGAAGCCATTCCAATATGGCGCAGCCATTATCCAAGGTTACAACTTGAACCCGGGTTTGGACGGCCCTGACAGAACTTTCTGCCAGAAGCTCATCACTCCAGAACTGATGTACACGAAGGCTCTGTACACCAAGCAGTTCCCAGAGCTAGCGGCCAAGCACGTACAAGCTGCCAGGATGGCTGCCTCAAAGCATCAGGCCAGGATGAACCAATCAGGTCCAGGAAAGGCAAAGGAAGCCTAG